One window of the Scyliorhinus torazame isolate Kashiwa2021f chromosome 24, sScyTor2.1, whole genome shotgun sequence genome contains the following:
- the LOC140399965 gene encoding protein RD3-like, translating to MFLSSMFDWNDRCSVLTPRTEEELVTNTLTLELSAQLKRAEKMQRERLAECKRLKQGVDYSWLMAQPKHGFVIPQGEQLELQGLCAKVKPSQCGPFILRFRKLVQEFESEVPEIPRIFRLTLLDFIEQEEEEEARRILQRQAEGKRGNSLSVLTLRTRLKINPFRQEDSIEEAKPSLLSARRARSMPEFNIREDN from the exons ATGTTCCTCTCGTCCATGTTCGACTGGAATGACCGCTGCTCGGTCCTGACGCCCCGCACCGAGGAGGAGCTGGTCACCAACACGCTGACCCTGGAGCTCAGCGCGCAGCTGAAGCGGGCCGAGAAGATGCAGCGTGAGCGCCTGGCCGAGTGCAAGCGGCTGAAGCAGGGGGTGGACTACAGCTGGCTCATGGCCCAGCCCAAACACGGCTTTGTGATCCCGCAGGGGGAGCAGCTCGAGCTGCAGGGGCTGTGCGCCAAGGTTAAACCCTCCCAGTGCGGGCCCTTCATACTCAG GTTTCGGAAGCTGGTGCAGGAGTTCGAATCCGAGGTGCCCGAGATTCCCCGGATATTCCGCCTGACCCTGCTGGATTTCAtcgagcaggaagaggaggaggaggcccgGCGCATCCTCCAGAGGCAGGCCGAGGGCAAGCGGGGGAACAGCCTCTCCGTCCTCACCCTGAGAACCAGGCTGAAGATCAACCCCTTCCGTCAGGAGGACAGCATCGAGGAGGCGAAACCAAGCCTGCTCTCTGCACGGAGAGCGAGGAGTATGCCCGAGTTCAACATCCGGGAGGACAATTAA